From Numida meleagris isolate 19003 breed g44 Domestic line chromosome 4, NumMel1.0, whole genome shotgun sequence, the proteins below share one genomic window:
- the FGG gene encoding fibrinogen gamma chain, giving the protein MGPKLGRWAPLGYLFFLLFSTSMAYVATRENCCILDDRFGSYCPTTCGIADFFNKYRLTTDGELLEIERLLQQATNSTGSIEYLIQHIKTVYPSEKQTLPQSVESLTQKSKKIIEEIIRYENTILAHENTIQQLTDMHIMNSNKITQLKQKIAQLESHCQEPCRDTAEIQETTGRDCQDIANKGARQSGLYFIKPQKAKQSFLVYCEIDTYGNGWTVLQRRLDGSEDFRRNWVQYKEGFGHLSPDDTTEFWLGNEKIHLITTQSTLPYALRIELEDWSGKKGTADYAVFKVGTEEDKYRLTYAYFIGGEAGDAFDGFDFGNDPSDKSYTYHNGMRFSTYDNDNDNFEGNCAEQDGSGWWMNRCHAGHLNGQYYIDGVYSSRDAGSDSYDNGIIWATWRDRWYSMKKTTMKIIPFNRLSIDGQQHSGGAKQVGDS; this is encoded by the exons ATGGGGCCAAAGCTGGGCAGATGGGCACCTCTGGGGTATctcttcttcctgctcttctccaccAGCATGGCG taCGTTGCTACCAGAGAAAACTGCTGCATATTAGATGACCGATTT GGTAGCTACTGCCCCACAACTTGTGGCATTGCAGATTTCTTTAACAAATATCGTCTCACTACGGATGGTGAACTGCTAGAAATTGAGAGACTTCTGCAGCAAGCTACGAACTCCACAGGATCAATAGAATATTTGATTCAACACATCAAAACCGTCTATCCTTCAGAGAAGCAGACACTACCAC AATCAGTTGAGAGTTTGACTCAAAAGTCCaagaaaataattgaagaaaTTATCAGATATGAAAACACTATTTTGGCTCATGAAAATACTATACA ACAGTTGACAGATATGCATATAATGAACAGCAACAAGATCACACAATTGAAACAGAAGATTGCTCAGCTTGAGTCACACTGCCAGGAACCATGCAGAGATACTGCTGAAATACAGGAGACAACTGGAAGAG ATTGTCAAGACATTGCAAATAAAGGTGCCAGACAAAGTGGTCTTTACTTCATCAAGCCTCAAAAAGCTAAGCAGTCATTCCTAGTCTACTGTGAGATTGACACATATGGAAACGGCTGGACGGTATTACAGAGG AGATTGGATGGGAGTGAGGACTTCCGGAGAAACTGGGTTCAATACAAGGAAGGATTTGGACATCTGTCTCCAGATGACACCACAGAATTTTGGCTGGGCAATGAAAAGATTCATTTAATAACTACACAGTCCACTCTGCCATATGCCTTGCGAATAGAACTGGAGGACTGGTCTGGCAAAAAAGG CACTGCTGACTATGCGGTATTCAAAGTGGGAACTGAAGAAGACAAGTACAGACTGACCTATGCCTACTTTATTGGTGGCGAAGCTGGAGATGCCTTTGATGGCTTTGATTTTGGAAATGATCCAAGCGACAAATCTTATACCTACCATAATGGCATGCGCTTCAGCACCTATGATAATGATAATGACAACTTTGAGGGCAACTGTGCTGAGCAAGATGGATCTGGATGGTGGATGAATAGATGCCATGCCGGTCACCTCAATGGACAATATTATATAG ATGGTGTGTACTCATCTAGAGATGCTGGTTCAGATTCATATGACAATGGCATTATCTGGGCAACATGGCGTGACCGATGGTACTCCATGAAGAAAACTACAATGAAAATCATCCCATTCAACAGACTCTCAATAGATGGACAGCAGCACTCAGGAGGCGCAAAACAG GTTGGAGACTCATAA